The Gordonibacter urolithinfaciens genome contains a region encoding:
- the mreD gene encoding rod shape-determining protein MreD encodes MNVTRDGIAVAVGAVIAVLLQIVVAPNIALFGAMPNFVVAYALLVAIVRPATAGPVMPFVLGLVFDLVSGGPVGAMAFLLVLMTFLAARAFAVLDNDTLFMPLVIFVAATVLVEALYAAFLLALGFDAGALDVFLYRALPCALYDCVIGLVLYPLAARVLAGAAPAQPGTPRLR; translated from the coding sequence GTGAACGTGACGCGCGACGGCATAGCGGTCGCGGTGGGCGCCGTGATCGCGGTGCTCCTCCAGATCGTCGTGGCTCCCAACATCGCCCTGTTCGGCGCTATGCCCAACTTCGTGGTGGCCTACGCGCTGCTCGTGGCCATCGTGCGCCCGGCGACGGCCGGCCCGGTGATGCCGTTCGTGCTGGGCCTCGTGTTCGACCTGGTGTCCGGCGGCCCGGTGGGGGCCATGGCCTTCTTGCTGGTGCTCATGACGTTTCTGGCCGCGCGGGCCTTCGCCGTGCTCGACAACGACACGCTGTTCATGCCGCTCGTCATCTTCGTGGCGGCCACGGTGCTCGTGGAGGCGCTCTACGCCGCGTTCCTGCTGGCGCTCGGCTTCGACGCCGGCGCGCTCGACGTGTTCCTGTACCGCGCGCTGCCGTGCGCGCTCTACGACTGCGTGATAGGCCTCGTGCTCTACCCGCTTGCCGCGCGCGTCCTTGCGGGCGCCGCGCCGGCCCAACCCGGCACGCCGCGCCTGCGCTAG
- a CDS encoding rod shape-determining protein has protein sequence MSFLDAFSGLTGQMSTDMAIDLGTANTLVAITGEGIVINEPSVVAIEKSTHRVLAVGHEAKNMINHTPEAFSAEHPLKDGVIADYDVTEAMLSAFINKAAVRKYPWQAKPRIVICIPCGATSVEKRAVFEAAIQAGARQAYLIEEPMAAAMGADLPVTEPTGSMVVDIGGGTTEVAVISLGGIVTSSSLRLAGNRMDEAIAMHLRDLLGIKIGERTAEIIKIKIGSILPFEDGRERDMIISGQDVITEQPKEVTIQSEDVRAALIGPCEEMVIHIKETFKKTNPDLASDIIQNGILLTGGGGLLSGLDRYLTDKLEIPVWVSETALTNVVTGCLKVLETPTALKQTLMRSK, from the coding sequence ATGTCCTTTTTAGACGCGTTCTCCGGGCTGACCGGCCAAATGTCTACGGACATGGCCATCGACCTCGGGACTGCCAATACACTGGTCGCCATCACGGGCGAGGGCATCGTCATCAACGAGCCCTCCGTCGTCGCCATCGAGAAGAGCACGCACCGGGTGCTCGCGGTGGGCCACGAGGCGAAGAACATGATCAACCACACGCCCGAGGCGTTCTCGGCCGAGCATCCGCTCAAGGACGGCGTCATCGCCGACTACGACGTGACCGAGGCCATGCTCTCGGCGTTCATCAACAAGGCCGCGGTGCGCAAGTACCCGTGGCAGGCCAAGCCGCGCATCGTCATCTGCATCCCGTGCGGCGCCACGTCGGTGGAGAAGCGTGCGGTGTTCGAGGCCGCCATCCAGGCCGGCGCGCGCCAGGCCTACCTCATCGAGGAGCCCATGGCCGCGGCCATGGGCGCCGACCTGCCCGTCACCGAGCCCACGGGCTCCATGGTGGTGGACATCGGCGGCGGCACCACGGAGGTGGCCGTCATCTCGCTCGGCGGCATCGTCACGTCGTCGTCGCTGCGCCTGGCCGGCAACCGCATGGACGAGGCCATCGCTATGCACCTACGCGACCTTCTGGGCATCAAGATCGGCGAGCGCACGGCCGAGATCATCAAGATCAAGATCGGCTCCATCCTGCCGTTCGAGGACGGCCGCGAACGCGACATGATCATCTCCGGCCAGGACGTGATCACCGAGCAGCCGAAGGAGGTGACCATCCAGTCCGAGGACGTGCGCGCCGCGCTCATCGGCCCCTGCGAGGAGATGGTCATCCATATCAAGGAGACGTTCAAGAAGACGAACCCGGACCTCGCGTCCGACATCATACAGAACGGCATCCTGCTCACGGGCGGCGGCGGCCTCTTGTCCGGGCTGGACCGCTACCTCACCGACAAGCTGGAGATCCCGGTGTGGGTGAGCGAGACGGCGCTCACGAACGTCGTCACCGGATGCCTGAAGGTGCTCGAGACGCCCACGGCGCTCAAGCAGACGCTCATGCGGTCGAAGTAA
- the mreC gene encoding rod shape-determining protein MreC, with product MALNFQQSGSASAKRVLLVALLVVSLALATLYAREGEGGPLHAVQGAVAVAVGPFKLVGAAADAGVSSAGEGIENLTADESTLSGLRESNEELRRRLAEADEYKQEAERLEGLLHLKQSYDIDGVAARVVGKSVEAYNQTVTLDVGRDDGVESGMTVMGATGVVGQVRSTDARTCEVRLLTDQNSGAAAIIQSNRGEGIVRGSLEGLLYLENVDEANWPVVGDVIVTSGLGGSYVRGLIIGTVVRVDAAAGNATGRIVVKPNDTAESLSEVLVVRGLNSEGALGSTPQAGAGGSGATGGDTAGENGDGEGGGES from the coding sequence ATGGCCCTCAACTTCCAACAGAGCGGATCGGCATCGGCGAAGCGGGTGCTGCTCGTCGCATTGCTCGTGGTCTCCTTGGCCCTCGCCACGCTGTACGCGCGCGAGGGCGAGGGCGGGCCGCTGCACGCCGTGCAGGGGGCCGTGGCGGTGGCGGTCGGGCCCTTCAAGCTCGTCGGCGCCGCGGCCGACGCGGGCGTTTCCTCGGCGGGCGAGGGGATCGAGAACCTCACGGCCGACGAGTCGACGCTCTCCGGCTTGCGCGAGAGCAACGAGGAGCTGCGCCGCCGCCTTGCCGAGGCCGACGAGTACAAGCAGGAGGCGGAGCGCCTGGAGGGCCTGCTCCACCTCAAGCAATCCTATGACATCGACGGCGTGGCCGCGCGCGTCGTGGGCAAGAGCGTGGAGGCGTACAACCAGACCGTGACCCTGGACGTGGGCCGCGACGACGGCGTGGAGAGCGGCATGACCGTCATGGGCGCGACCGGCGTCGTGGGCCAGGTGAGGAGCACCGACGCCCGCACCTGCGAGGTGCGGCTGCTCACCGACCAGAACTCAGGCGCGGCGGCCATCATCCAGTCGAACCGCGGTGAGGGAATCGTGCGCGGCTCGCTCGAGGGCCTGCTGTACCTGGAGAACGTGGACGAGGCCAACTGGCCCGTGGTGGGCGACGTGATCGTGACCTCGGGGCTGGGCGGCAGCTACGTGCGCGGTCTCATCATCGGCACGGTGGTGCGGGTGGACGCCGCGGCGGGCAACGCCACGGGCCGCATCGTGGTGAAGCCCAACGACACGGCGGAGTCGCTTTCCGAGGTGCTGGTGGTGCGCGGACTGAACTCCGAGGGCGCGCTCGGCTCGACGCCGCAGGCCGGCGCCGGCGGCTCCGGCGCGACAGGCGGCGACACGGCGGGCGAAAACGGAGACGGCGAAGGAGGCGGTGAATCGTGA